From the genome of Glycine soja cultivar W05 chromosome 14, ASM419377v2, whole genome shotgun sequence:
TCTCATTCACTGCTCACTCTGCACTCTTCTGCTGCCTGGACCCTTCAGAAActgatttttctttctctctttcttactCAGAAACCAAAACTTTTTCTTCCTGTGGAAAAAAGCCAAAGTGACAGTAGTAGTAGTAGCCACaatagcagcagcagcagcagcagaaacagaagaagaagcagagaaGTTGTTCGTTTTCCCTTCCTTttcatagagagagaaaaatctaAGTCCACTCCACTCAACTCCCCCACCCCACCTCACCCTAACAATACAACAAGATCTCATCTCATCTCAAACAACAAACTCCCATCAAAAGAGAAaacttctctcttttcttttcctccacCTACAAATTCTTTCCCTGCCACAAGACCCCACCCCAAGAAGAATAACACCCACATTAGATACACCCtcatacaaaataatatatacacacCACTAGTTAGACAATAGAAGATCTATGCTTCTATAGTTCTACAGTTAGTTCTGTCTTTCCACCTACTATACaccccactttttttttatcaacagaaGTAAACTATATATCATTACTTATATTGTCTCTTGATTTGAGAAGTAATCAAGGATTTTCAGTTGTGGCTACTACAAGGAGGTTACCTTCAGATTCTGGTGCCTTTGCGGACTGGGCAGCGACAGCTTCCTCCGGTGCTGGTGGTGGTGGCGGCCGCGCTGTCCCCGTCGACGACCTCTCCCTCGGCTTCAATGCGGGTCCTGCTGCCGCCGCCACCGGACCCACCGCCGGTATGTGGTCCACCCAAGCTAGGTCAATCAATTACCCCGAAATGGGGATGTTCGTCGTGGCGCCAGCTTCTtccttccaccaccaccaccaccaccagccGCCGCAACACGATCCCTCTGTCATGGCGGATTCCCTTAACCCCGCCACTGCACTCGGCGTCGGCGTCGGCGTCATTCCTCTCCTCGCAGCCACGCCGTGCCTCGAATCCGACAACAACATCCTCGGAAGTAGGACACGTGGCGGCGGGGGAATTCAGCTATGGCAAGACCAACAACAACACCATCAAAGCCACTACATGAAGAAGCAGCTGCAGCAGGGTCTTCTCGACCATAATAGTAATACCAGTTCGGGGAATTTGATTCAGAACAGTGGCGAGGTAACTGCTTCTGGAACTAGTAGCGGCGGAACAACGTGCCAAGATTGTGGAAACCAGGCAAAGAAAGATTGTACCAACAGAAGGTGTAGAACCTGTTGCAAAAGCCGAGGCTTTGATTGTCCTACCCACGTTAAGAGCACTTGGGTCCCCGCCGCACGCCGGAGAGAGCGCCAGCTAATGACGTCGGCCACCGCAGCTGTCGCCGGTTCTAGTGGCTCCACTTCGGGCACTAAAAAACCTAGGCTCATTGCTTCACAAACCACAACAACTTCCCACACTTCCACTTCCAACACCACCCCTCCTAGAAGCTTTGACACTAGCTCTAGCCATCAAGGTTTGTGCTTTCTTTTCATAATaatgaaatgattttattttgcatGAATACACATATATTAACATAAACTCTTGCGTTAGCGTCAGGGGGTTTGGTGTTGAGCAGGGTGCGTGATGCATGAGTTATTGTAAAATCTCTTGAGACTGTCTTCGATTCTCACGGAAAAAAAACTCATGCATTAGCTTCTTTTGGGTTGGTGCATTGGCATGGGGTTTGGGAGTTGAAAGGGTTTTTATAGTTGTTTAATTGTGTTGTGCATTGTTAAATTGTGTGCATCAGATGCGGGGTTCAAAGAGTCATTACCTGGGCAAGTACGTGCACCAGCGGTTTTCAAGTGTGTAAGAGTGACGGCGGTGGAGGATGGGCAAGATGAGTATGCATATCAAGCTGTGGTGAAGATTGGTGGCCACGTGTTCAAAGGGTTTCTCTATGATCAAGGGGTGGAGAATAGGGATGTGTATCCTAACCTATCTGAGTTGCATTTGGGTGGTGGAAGTGGTGGTGCAGGAAGAAATGGggtttcatcttcatctccaaTGATGGATCCTAATGATGTTTATGCAGCTTCTGGTGGAGGGTTATTAGGGGGTTCTTCAGCATATGGTAATCCAATGAATTGATCTGAAAGTGTCTGAAAAACTGTGTCTTTCCGAGTGCAAGATATTAGTAGATGGGCTTGGAGAGGCTgatgatcttttaatttttttctaggcTTTGTATCTTTATTGCAAATGTCACTTTTTCTGTCTGCCATTTTTCAACTTGATTTTAGTTCTATAATTCTTTCTCCCGCCCAATCTGGCCCTTGTCATTGCATGAGATCATCTGTTTGTGACAAGGAAGCCTCACTATCTTCTAACTGTTAAATGAAATTGTTTCTTATGTAGTAAATTTAACTCAAACTGGAAAGCAAAGGtgattaaaacttattttacttggttcactattttaaattttatttttagttaagatTATTGATTGCAAGCTTGCAACAGTTATATTAACTTTTCTTTTGAAGCAAGTGCCTTTTGTTTTCCATTTTACTCCCcctttattttcattgttttatacTTAAATTTGCCAAAGGTGAAATCTACAGTATTATACCTACAATCAATTGCTACAGTATAAAGCATATTATAAAGATGAGTTTATGTGTGTTAATATCTTATGATAATTGTTATTGATGTGCGTTCACCCCTTTGCGTGCCAGATGTATTTTTCAGCATGATTTACTCGTTATTTTGGAGTTCCTCCTTTTTTTTGGATAGACATAAACATAATACACTATTTAATTCCTTAGTTCTATATGCTAATATTAAATTGCCGCTTTGTGATGGCtcagtttgttttaaatattgtggaataaataaatgttgattTTACAAGTAGCTGCTATGTTAGACTTAGCTTGAGCATTAGAAGTTGCTGTAACGTCACCATCATTGTATGTCTGTCCTTTTCATCCTAGTTTATTGGCCATCTCTGATGCGTGAGAAACCTGCAAAGTTTCTGCATTCATGAAGACTTAATGTTCTCCTATTtccttttgttctttgtttggaGTTTGGAGTCCAGGCAATAACAATTACCGAACCTTTCATCTTCTAATAATAACGCTGTTTTCCAGTGTCTCTAGCCAAAATTAAAGCTGTTTAATTCTTCTGTTGCTCAATTTTGACGCACTATGGTGCCCAACTTCAACCACCAATATGTGCAGCTTAAGTTGGTGTCACATTTATTTCATTTGCAATCTAGACCCATTTTAGATTTATAATCCCATTCCTTTCTCTTCTAAAAGATTTTAATAGTAGTATttgtaatgttataatataGCATGTGGATATCCTAGAACTTGCCTTGTATGTTATTTCTTATCAGGATAAGTTGATGTTGAGGTTGCATTCTCAgcttttttatactttattgcCGGTGAAGCTGCAGATGTGTCACTTATTTTTTGGCTAGATTCTTAGATACCGTTGTCGACCATTCATAAACAAATGAATGATTGTCTCTATTCATTGCATATTTAGATTATCTTTTCCTGCACATGCTGCCCCCTTTTAGTTGgctgaatatattttttatttagggcGATTATGTCATGTGGATTGCAATacagtttttatatatattttgtttgtcttGTGTTTGCTATGATGCTACATATTTGTCTCATGAAAAGTCCATGAAGCATAGGATTTGCTTGTGTTGTGGCATGCTATGATAGTTCATTAATAGACTAATTTGGACAATATATGCATTCACATTTTTGTACCAGTGGAGTTTTTTTGGGTGTTGTGAGATTTCTTGAATCATAATGCTGATCTGTCCAACACTTCCTATCATGTCAATGAAAAAGCAATTTACTTTACTTTTCTACTGATGTAGAATCAATTACCCTGTCTTTAGTTAATTCCATTTAAGGATTGTGTTTAGAACAATTTGTTTGTGCCCTAGAGCAGGCATTTAGAATGTTGATACCAGTGGGTAGTTTTAGCTTGTTTTGTGCTGGCAAACTGTTTTTCCTTTCTGGGATTTGGGAGCATATGTAAAATATGTTAGCACTatcatttgttttcttctccATTGTGAATGATTGGGTAACTAGTTTTTCTTACTTTGCGCGGGGGGCCTCCCTTTACCTTTGGGTTTTTCTTTGTTAGAAATTATCATTTGATACAGCTTCACATGGTTGGTGTAATTATGTTGGAACATTAAGGTACATGTCTGCGCTGGTGGGTACACTACTCTTGAATTGCTCACATTTAAGTACACTAGAGTTTTATGCGTCTACTTTTTAGTCATGTTCTGCCAACAATTTCGTTTTGCCCCCTTTGCTTTGTTGCTGCCTGTGATCCATTATCATGTCTTCATTTTGTCATGTTCTGCGACTATTTtatttccattaaaaaaatttaagctcaTGGCTATGCATTTTGTCTTGAATTTTCGTGACTCTCTCTGTTACACATGTTGATAGGCATTTTTGATACTGGGTTTTCATGTTTTGGCCTATTTGTGTTTGTTAGTTTAACTTCTTGACATGCTCTTTGTAGTGTCGAAATTTTGTTGCGTTTGTTTTGTATTGTGATTTCACAATGCTTGTGGCAGTGAATTATTTCTCTTCCATCAAATTATGGCTCTTCCGTAGTCTGACTTAAGCTCGTATTATTTGTTCCAAAGGTCTAGTGGTTTCTaggaaaatgattatttatatagAAGTTCGTGTGAAGTCATGTCTGTTACTTGGTTTTCTCCCGTTCCCTGGGTTTTTAGTGATTATTTAACAGCTACAATCATATTCTTCACCATGTATTTTTTAAGGAAACGTGTCATTATTCTGGCTAGTGTACGTGTtgtattttttagttcttatataaGGGTGGTAATGAAGTGATTGGAATGTGTGGACTTTTTCTTTTGTGCTCATATAGTAACGGATTGTTCAGTGCTTCTTAGTTGATTACATGATAACACAATCTAGGtttacaatatttattatttgagaaTCGTTTATTTCATCTTgctatttttactttttgcgCCGTATACGTTCAAGATGCTTGTGTCCCTTAAATTTTTCCAGGGCACAATCTTATTTTGAATTGAACTTTAGGAATTTCCTGGGTGATTGTATGAACAGTTCCTTTATGAATTTATCTAGAATGGGAGAATCGACCGTGTTTGACCAAATTTGTCATATAGTTGTTTAGGattaatgtatatatttatattatttaccccaaaaaatgaatgtttaaaatatttttgctataATTTTCGGAGATGTCTACTATCACgcattctaatatttttaaagtttttattaaattatagtttCGGTctctttagttttttaattctagattcatgattttgatctttttaaattttaattgtaatatttggttttcttaat
Proteins encoded in this window:
- the LOC114385228 gene encoding protein LATERAL ROOT PRIMORDIUM 1-like — encoded protein: MNRFCFEAFDRIMRDIMASQNKDNIDKPFGGTTIEDLCFYSSTVSSVFPPTIHPTFFLSTEVNYISLLILSLDLRSNQGFSVVATTRRLPSDSGAFADWAATASSGAGGGGGRAVPVDDLSLGFNAGPAAAATGPTAGMWSTQARSINYPEMGMFVVAPASSFHHHHHHQPPQHDPSVMADSLNPATALGVGVGVIPLLAATPCLESDNNILGSRTRGGGGIQLWQDQQQHHQSHYMKKQLQQGLLDHNSNTSSGNLIQNSGEVTASGTSSGGTTCQDCGNQAKKDCTNRRCRTCCKSRGFDCPTHVKSTWVPAARRRERQLMTSATAAVAGSSGSTSGTKKPRLIASQTTTTSHTSTSNTTPPRSFDTSSSHQDAGFKESLPGQVRAPAVFKCVRVTAVEDGQDEYAYQAVVKIGGHVFKGFLYDQGVENRDVYPNLSELHLGGGSGGAGRNGVSSSSPMMDPNDVYAASGGGLLGGSSAYGNPMN